A region from the Triticum urartu cultivar G1812 chromosome 1, Tu2.1, whole genome shotgun sequence genome encodes:
- the LOC125524170 gene encoding protein FAR1-RELATED SEQUENCE 5-like — MQAAADNLGEQAPGPVPATNSEQVAMTYPDRAVEPNHSGAELHLEKGNVGKQAMPGGGLQLTGGNDQEHASNGIGTAAQGLLADISDKQSNLVDPGMQQHAEEQDQLHGVTQGHEMSSNDTSSGSDSGSSSGSELDTELGKCFYPSFEELENSRPPEIGMRFPTLEDAERFYSTHAMLTGFAVRRGSNYRRVKFDLECNRSGKLKPTEDLKRKRRSNALGSRCQAKVIVKLHNEQWEFIGVKHEHNHPLCPSPSLASFFLNHKYLSSEEKLFLRVLQQSRVNPRKAMNIFRRMRSNFGKVSSIKEKDTSNSQCVNQWRKENSDVETALKRFKELELRSLGFSYTMQKDEDNIVRSLFWTDARSKVDYEIFGDFISFNTTYSTNRHNMTFTPIIGMNSHGRILVFGCALLQDQKAETFKWMFQTFLHVMGGKLPRIVITDQDEGMATAISEVMPQVRHRFCKFSVMRKAQEILGAFMAARGNINAELHDLVDNSLTEKEFEEGWDFLTERYDASENEYLRLMWETRKNWVPVYFQADFCPFVESAGYFEGTNLLFKDNVLPKDRIEKFIEQYERMQEHIVKTEEEDALQSATEPAYFSMQPIEKHAARIYTRQIFLRAQNELYYSTAFNVHEIQGGHRLEKVFNYENPEFSRNSFEVLAEPGTHAFKCQCAKFTRDGILCCHIFRVFTQLGVKEIPAQYMLPRWAPKFIEERLKEYEERCSKRTENKTRYAMLLGKMAEIGKGICADGAKSSCFMLELDKVQETFGSDGGRKS, encoded by the exons ATGCAGGCAGCGGCAGATAATCTCGGGGAGCAAGCGCCGGGACCTGTCCCTGCAACCAATTCTGAACAA GTTGCGATGACCTATCCGGACCGGGCCGTAGAACCGAACCATTCAGGAGCAGAGCTGCACTTGGAAAAG GGAAACGTCGGCAAACAAGCGATGCCAGGAGGAGGTCTACAGCTGACTGGTGGAAATGATCAG GAACACGCGTCGAATGGCATTGGCACAGCTGCACAAGGACTGTTGGCAGATATATCGGATAAACAATCCAACTTGGTGGACCCTGGAATGCAGCAGCACGCTGAAGAACAAGACCAATTACACGGTGTTACACAAGGGCACGAAATGTCTAGCAATGATACAAGCAGTGGGAGCGATTCAGGTAGCAGTTCAGGGAGTGAGTTAGATACTGAACTAGGAAAATGCTTCTACCCTAGTTTCGAGGAATTGGAGAATTCAAGACCACCGGAAATTGGAATGAGATTTCCAACCCTGGAAGATGCAGAACGTTTCTACAGCACACATGCTATGCTAACTGGTTTTGCAGTAAGGAGGGGGTCGAATTACAGGAGAGTGAAGTTTGACCTGGAATGCAACAGAAGTGGTAAACTAAAGCCAACTGAGGacctgaagaggaagaggaggtctAATGCTTTGGGCTCACGGTGCCAAGCAAAGGTGATAGTGAAGCTCCATAACGAGCAATGGGAGTTCATAGGAGTTAAGCATGAGCACAACCATCCATTATGTCCATCCCCATCTCTCGCAAGTTTCTTTTTGAACCACAAATACTTGTCAAGTGAAGAAAAGTTATTTCTAAGAGTTCTGCAACAAAGTAGGGTAAATCCAAGGAAAGCTATGAATATTTTCAGGAGAATGAGAAGCAACTTCGGAAAGGTATCATCAATAAAAGAGAAAGATACGAGCAATTCACAGTGTGTAAACCAGTGGAGAAAAGAAAACTCAGATGTTGAAACTGCACTGAAGCGCTTCAAAGAACTGGAGCTGCGGAGCCTAGGATTTTCCTACACCATGCAAAAAGATGAAGATAACATAGTTAGGAGTCTTTTCTGGACTGATGCGAGGTCGAAAGTAGATTATGAGATTTTTGGAGATTTCATATCGTTTAATACCACATACAGCACTAATAGGCATAACATGACTTTCACCCCTATTATTGGAATGAATAGTCATGGGAGAATCCTTGTGTTTGGATGCGCCTTGCTACAAGATCAGAAAGCTGAAACCTTCAAGTGGATGTTCCAAACTTTCTTGCATGTGATGGGAGGGAAACTGCCAAGAATAGTCATAACAGACCAGGATGAAGGTATGGCGACAGCAATTTCTGAGGTCATGCCACAAGTAAGGCACAGATTTTGCAAGTTCAGTGTGATGCGAAAAGCACAGGAAATTCTAGGAGCCTTCATGGCAGCAAGGGGCAACATAAATGCAGAGCTGCACGACTTGGTAGACAACTCACTGACCGAAAAGGAATTTGAAGAAGGATGGGATTTTCTCACTGAGAGATACGATGCAAGTGAAAATGAGTACCTCCGACTCATGTGGGAAACAAGGAAAAACTGGGTGCCTGTTTATTTCCAAGCAGATTTCTGCCCATTTGTCGAATCAGCTGGATATTTTGAGGGGACAAACTTATTATTCAAAGACAACGTGCTTCCAAAGGACAGAATCGAGAAGTTTATTGAGCAATATGAGAGGATGCAAGAGCATATAGTAAAAACAGAGGAAGAGGATGCATTGCAGTCAGCAACTGAACCAGCGTACTTCTCCATGCAGCCAATAGAAAAGCATGCAGCGCGAATATACACAAGGCAAATATTTCTGAGAGCACAGAATGAACTATACTATTCCACAGCATTCAACGTGCATGAGATACAAGGAGGACACAGACTCGAAAAGGTCTTCAACTATGAGAACCCGGAGTTCAGTAGAAATTCTTTCGAAGTGCTAGCTGAACCTGGAACCCATGCATTTAAATGCCAATGTGCAAAGTTTACCAGGGATGGGATTCTCTGTTGCCACATATTCAGAGTTTTCACGCAGCTCGGAGTCAAAGAAATACCGGCGCAGTACATGCTGCCCAGGTGGGCTCCCAAATTCATAGAGGAGCGGCTGAAAGAGTACGAGGAGAGATGCTCAAAGAGAACAGAAAACAAAACGAGATACGCGATGCTATTGGGTAAAATGGCGGAGATCGGCAAGGGGATATGCGCGGACGGTGCGAAAAGCAGCTGCTTCATGCTCGAACTAGACAAGGTTCAAGAGACATTTGGCAGCGATGGCGGAAGAAAATCCTAG